AATATGGCGAGGCTACTTCTACTGCTTACAGAATATTAGTAGCAATAGGGGAAGCAACAGATGCAGAAAAGCTTGTACCCATCAAATGGGCACATGTTTCAGGAGTTAACTATAATACAATAGGAGATAGTGGATTAGAGTTTCTAAGAGAAATTAGCAAGGACGGGAAAGTGAGGGTAAACACATCACTTAATCCAATGGGCTTTGATAGAGAAAATCTACCGGAATTATCACCTGAATTCATTGAAAAACAGTTTGAAATAGCAAGTGCTTATGAAAAGATAGGAGTCACACCAACCTTTTCATGTATTCCATACGAAATTTTACCTATACCACAAGAGGGTACCCAAGTTAGTTTTGCTGAAAGCAGTGCTGCTGTTCTGGCAAATTCTCACCTTAATATTATTACAAATAAAGAAAGCGCCTTAAGCGCATTAGCCAGTGCGTTAACTGGAAAATCCCCTTATTCGGATTTGAGGATTGATGAAAATAGATCACCAATGGTAGAAATCGTTAACGAGACGGATTTAGAAAATGAACTTGATTATGGACTATTGGGATATTTTACAGGAAAGACAATTCAAAAGAGTTGTACCGGCATTTGTAGTATCTCCGAAAATACCGATATGTGGAGTTTGAAGTCACTTGCCGCGGGAATAGGAACTTCGGGTTCCTGCGGAATGTTTCAATCCAAAAAACCATCAAGATCCCTCGAAAAAGTAAATTATGGAAAAAAGGAGATGAATGAAACTAGAGATGAATTGAATACTTCAGAGGACGGGCAACTAATAACATTTGGGAGTCCGCAGCTTGGATTTGAAGAGATAAGTAAAATTCAAACACTGATGGATGGAAAGAAATTCAGTAAACCTTGTAAGATCTTTTGTCCAAAATCGGTATTTTGCAAGGCTAAACAATATGGAATCATCGACTCATTACAGAAATCAGGAGTAGAATTTATTTCTGATGCGTGTACCTGCTTAACACCGCTTATAAATAAGAAAAATTATGATAGCATAATTACTAACAGCGTCAAGGCATCATATTATATGAAAACATCAAATAAGGTTTCAGTAGCTTTAAAGAGTCTTAAATCAATATTAAAAGGATATACGGTATAAGTTAGCTTGGAATTACTTTTAATGTAATAGAGTGGAGATTTGATTTGGAAATAAAATGTAAAAAAATAGTTGGAGGGAGAGCTAAAGGCAATTTATTGTTGTCAAAAAAACCCATTAATTTTCTTGGAATGGTTAATACTCAATCAGGAGAAATAACAAATACTAGTAACGGTTTTGAAAGACAAAATTTAAAGGGAAAAATCCTCGTTTTTCCTAATTCAATTGGTAGTAGCGTAGGAGCATATACAATTTATTCTCTAAAGAGCAACAATGTAGCGCCTAATGGCATAATTTGTACTAACA
This Candidatus Nitrosocosmicus oleophilus DNA region includes the following protein-coding sequences:
- a CDS encoding aconitase X, with the translated sequence MHLTRDEEKGLYGEYGEATSTAYRILVAIGEATDAEKLVPIKWAHVSGVNYNTIGDSGLEFLREISKDGKVRVNTSLNPMGFDRENLPELSPEFIEKQFEIASAYEKIGVTPTFSCIPYEILPIPQEGTQVSFAESSAAVLANSHLNIITNKESALSALASALTGKSPYSDLRIDENRSPMVEIVNETDLENELDYGLLGYFTGKTIQKSCTGICSISENTDMWSLKSLAAGIGTSGSCGMFQSKKPSRSLEKVNYGKKEMNETRDELNTSEDGQLITFGSPQLGFEEISKIQTLMDGKKFSKPCKIFCPKSVFCKAKQYGIIDSLQKSGVEFISDACTCLTPLINKKNYDSIITNSVKASYYMKTSNKVSVALKSLKSILKGYTV
- a CDS encoding aconitase X swivel domain-containing protein, producing MEIKCKKIVGGRAKGNLLLSKKPINFLGMVNTQSGEITNTSNGFERQNLKGKILVFPNSIGSSVGAYTIYSLKSNNVAPNGIICTNNVDITTASGCAISNIPLAFIDSLRYNDLVKCVELSGTNKEMEITLDTEEGKIIIN